The genomic interval ACGCGGCGGGGGAATCAGGCGCAGCGTGGCTTCCGTGATGAGGCCCAGCGTGCCTTCCGAACCGATGAGGAGCCCGGCGAGATCAAAGGCGTCCCGCGTGAGGTGATGCACGCCGCCGTCGGCGTCCACAAACTCCAGGGCGCGCACGTAATCGCCGCTCACGCCGTACTTGAAGCACAGCGGGCCGCCCGCGTTCTCCGCGAGGTTCCCGCCGATGGTGCTGGTGCGCAGGCTCGCCGGGTCCGGCGGGTAGATCAGCCCGTGCGGTCTGGCGGCCTCGCTCACGGCCAGGGTCACGACGCCCGCCTGGGCGGTCGCCTCGCGCCGCTCCGGGTGAATCGAGAGGCGGGTCATGCGGGTGAACGAGATCACCAGTCCCGGTTCCAGCGGCGCGGCGCCGCCCGACAGGCCACTCGCGGCGCCGCGGCCCACGATGGGCACGCCCGCCGCGCGCGCCGCCCGCACGGCCGTGATGACGTCCTGCGTCGATTCCGGCAGCACCACGGCCAGGGGCGTCGCGCCGAACTGAATGGCGTCGTACCGGTAGTTCAGCCGTTCGGACAGGTTCGACAGGACCCTGCGCGGCCCCAGCAGCCGGGTCAGCTCTGCGGCCAGGGCGCTGTGGGAGCCTCCGGCTGAGGCAGGTTTGGGCGCGCGGGACGTGGTCGTGAGCGCCTGCTTCTCCGGCTTCACCTGCCGCCTCACAGTTCGCCCCGGTAGGCGAGGTCCAGCACCTCAATGGTGTGCATGACCGGCACGGGACTTCCCTGTCGGCGCACATGACTCTGAATCTGCGTGTGGCAGCCAATGTTCCCGCTGGCGATCAGGTCCGGTGTGGTGGAGAGGATGTTCTGCGCCTTGCGCTGTCCCAGCTGACCGGCCAGTTCCGGCTGCTCCAGGTTGTACGTGCCGGCGGACCCGCAGCACAGGTCCCCCTCGGGAACTTCCAGAACGCTGACACCTGGAATGGCGCGCAGCAGCGCGCGAGGCGCCGCTCGCACGCCCTGCGCGTGCGCGAGGTGGCAGGCGTCGTGGTACGCCACGTTCAGGGGGCGGCGGGCCGGCATGGGCGGGGCCAGGTCGCCGCTCTGCAGCAGGGCGTTCAGGTACTCGCTGATATCCATGACCTTCGCCGCGAAGGCCCTGGCGCGCGCCTCGTCGCTCTCGCCGTGCAGCACCGCCGGGTATTCCTTGAGTCCCGCGCCGCACCCGGCCGCGTTGGAGAGAATCGCGTCGAATTCCTCGGGCTGGAAGGCGTTCAGGTTCGCCCGCACGAGTTTCAGTGCTTCTTCACGCGCCCCGGTGTGCAGCGCCGCAGCGCCGCAGCAGCCCTGCCCTTCAGGAATCACGACCTCGATGCCGTTGCGGCTGAGCACGCGCAGGGTCGCGGCGTTGAAGTTCGGGGCGAGCGCCTGCTGCGCGCACCCCACCAGGAACGCCACGCGTCCCCGGCGTGGGCCCTGTGAAGGCGTGAAGGCCGGGCTGGGCTGCAGGGCCGGCACCCGCTCGGGCAGCAGATCGAGCGGGCCGCGCAGCGCCGCTGGCAGTGCGGGCGCCAGTGGCTTGGCGAACTGTCCGGCGCGGGCGGCCACGCTGAAGACCTTCGGGGCGGGCAGGGCCTTGAGGATCGCCCAGCGTTTGGCCCGGTCGAAGACGCTGCGGTCGCGTTGCGGTTCGCTCCAGCCGCGGAACGCCGTGATGAGTTCTCCGTACGGCACCCCGCTGGGACAGGCGGTGACGCACGCCTGACAGCCCAGGCAGCGGTCGAGGTGCGGCGCGGCGTCCATAAGGGGCAGCTGGCCTTCCAGCACCTCCTTCATCAGCACGATCCGGCCACGCGGGCTGTCCATCTCATCGCCCAGCAGGGCGTACGTGGGGCAGGCCGGCAGGCAGAAACCGCAGTGCACGCAGGCGTCCACCGCGTGGGCCATGATCTCGCCCTGGCCGCCCAGGGCCTGCACGGGAATGTCGTTGTTCACAGGGGCACCCTCATAGGGCACAGGATAGGGTCGGCCCCCTCCGGCAAACCGGCGCCGGGTGACAGAAGGCTAGGCGAGCGCCGGCCCGGCTCGGGGCCTCAGCGCTCGCCGTGCCGCGCGAGCTCCCGCAGGAACTGAAGGTTCCCTGCGGACAGCGCCGGGTGGAAGAAGGCGTGGTCGACCTGCTCGACCACCTCGATGGCGCGCGGGGCAAGCGCGGCGCCCCGGTCTGTCACGTGCAGTCGTTTGGCGCGCGTATCCAGCGGGTCGGTGTGCCGCTCGATCAGCCCCTTGTCTTCCAGGGCGCGCAGCACCTGTGAGGTCATCTTCACGTCAATTCCTGCCTGCTGGGACAGGGTCAGCTGGTTGGGCTGCACGCCCTTCGTGTTCAGCCACCACGCGCAGGCCAGCAGGACGAACTGCACGTGGGTGAGGCCGAGCGGGTCCAGCGCGGCCGCCAGCTCACGCTGCCAGCGCAACGTGGCGTGCCACAGCAGAAAACCTGGGCTGTTGCCGGGTTCGAGCGGCATTACTGTTCAGCGTGGCGGATAAGTGCGGCGATGGTCTGGGGGAAGTCGTGCGTGATGGCGGGACCCAGTTCCGGGCCGACCTGCGCGGCGTTCTCACCGGTGATCTGCAGCGCGTAGGTCACCTGGGTGTGGCCGCCGGGCAGCCGCTGGAGCTGGTGGGTGGTGCGGATGGTCAGGCCGTCCATGAGGACCTCGTCGGTGAACTGTTCGTTCGCGCGGACGTCGGCGAGGCGCAGTTCGAGGGTGCCGTCGCCGGTGGTCATGTGAATGACGCTGTTCGTGGCGAAAGGACCGTGCAGCTCGGCGCGGGTCACGTCGGCATTCCATGCGGGCCAGGTGGTCACGTCGGCCCAGAGGGCGTAGAGGCGTTCAGGCGCGGCGGTGCTCGTGGCGGTAAATTGTTCGTTCCACATAGGTTCTCCTTTTGATCTGCATACAGATTATCTATAAGCCGACTAAATGTCAAGAAGTGTGCTCCGCCTCCCCCACGGACCCAGAGAACCCGCAGGCACGGCGCGTGTTCGTAACGCGCAGCAAGATCTCCCCACCCCGGCAGGCGCACACTGCCCCGCATGACCGGTTCCCGTGCGCTGCCCCTGTCCGTGCTTGACCTGGTGCCCGTCCCCCTGGGCACCGGCGCGCCCCAGGCGGTCGAAGACGCCCTCACGTACGCTGCGGAGGCCGAGCGCCTCGGCTACCACCGCTACTGGGTGGCCGAACATCACAACATGGGCGCCCTGGCCTCCAGCGTTCCCCTGGCCGTCCTGGCCGCCGCGTCCCAGCGCACCACCCGCATCCGGCTCGGCTCAGGCGGAGTCATGCTGCCCAACCACGCCCCCCTGAGCGTGGCCGAAGGGTACCGGCTGCTGTCGGCCCTCGCCCCCGGCCGGGTAGACCTGGGCCTGGGCCGCGCGCCCGGCACCGACGGCCGCACCGCCCGCGCCCTGCGCGGCGCGCCGGGACTTCTGGAAGAACCGTTCGAGCGGCAGCTCGCGGACCTGATGGCCTTCGGCACCGGCGAGTACCCGGCCGGGCACCCGTTCGCGGGCACCGTGGCCGCTCCGGCCGGCGAGGGGCTGTTCCCGCCCCTGTGGATCCTGAGCAGCAGCGGCTACGGAGCGCACGTGGCGGCGCACGTGGGCGCAGGCCTGGCCTTCGCCTGGCACATCAACCCGGACACCGCCCAGGCCCGCGCCGCCGCGGACGCGTACCGGGCGGCCTTCCAGCCGTCCGCGGCGTTCCCACAGCCGCGCGTGCTGGTGGCTGCCAGCGTCGTCACCGCCCCCACCGCCGAGGAAGCCGAGGACCTGAGCCTGCCGTTGGGCCTGATGTTCCTGCGCCTGACCCGCGGCGAGAGCGCCCCGTACCCCAGCGTGGCCGAAGCCCGCGCCTACCCGTACAGCACTCAGGAGCGGGCGCTGGCCGACAGCCTGCGCCGGCGCGCAGTCATCGGCGACCCGGCCAGCGTGGCCGCCCGCCTGTGCGCCCTGGCGCGCGACACCGGGGCCGATGAGCTGATCATCAGCGTGAATATTCCCGACCCGGCCCTGCGCCAGCGGGCTCTGGTCCTCGTGATGAATGCCGTGCGCGCCCACGAGGCGCGTGAGGTCACCCCGGTCTGATGGCCTCTCGTCGCCCCGGTCCCGTGTGGCGTCTGCAGGCCGGGGTCACGCCCCAGCGCCGCACCGTCCAGGCGAACGCCGGGCAACACGGCGGAGCCGGACCCTGTCGCCCAGCGAGTGGCGGGCACAGCCTGAATAACCTGCGCCCGCCTCTTGCGCCCTCTTGCCTTCAGTTCAGTCGAACCGGGTTTTCTGGGGTTCGGGCAGGCGCGCGGCGATGAGGGCGCTGGGAATCAGCAGCGCGAGGCTCGTGAGCGCGGCGGTGGTCGGCGTGGTGGCGTCTGCCAGGGCGCCCACGAGGAACACCAGCAGGCCCGCGAAGCCCCAGGAGAACCCCATCATGATGGAACTGGCCACCGCCACGTGGCCGGGGGCGTACTCCTGCGCGGCGACCACGCCGACAGGGATGCTGGCGTTCACGGCGGCCCCCACGATGAACGTCAGCGGATAGAACCACCAGTGGGCGGGGCTGGAGAGAATCAGCGCGGCGAAAAAGGGAATGGTGCTGAGAATCGCGCCGCGCAGCACCGCGGTGCGGCCGTACCGGTCGCTCAGACGCCCCCCGATGATGCCGCCGATTGCGCTCGCCACGGAGTACACGGCCAGCGTGATCGCGACCTCACGCGCCCCGAAGCCGCGGGCGAGCATCATGAACGGCAGCATGGCGTTGTAACCCATGCTGGCCAGGGACCGCAGGACGGCCATGGCCCAGAGCCACACCAGCGGCCCGCGGAAAATGCCGGCGTACTCAGCCAGGGAGACGCGCCGGGCCTTCTGCACCCCGCCGGGCGTCACGGCGAAGGTGACCGCGGCAATCACCAGGCCGATCAGGGCGAACCACGGCAGGTGCGGGAGGCCCACCCCGGCGAACACCGGCCCCAGCGCCATGCCGGCCGTGCCGCCCGCACTGAACAGGCTGGCCCACAGGCCGCGCTTGTCGGGCGGACTGTGCTGCGCGACGTACGCCGCGCCGGCCGGATGGAAGAAGCCGCTTCCGAAGCCGGCCACGGCGACCAGCAGCACCAGGCCCCCGAACCAGGGCACGAAACCCATGAGGGTCAGGCCCACGCCGGTCATCAGCGGGCCCAGCGCGGCGGCGTAGCGCCGGTCAATGCGTTCGCCCAGGATTCCCAGGAGGGGCTGCAGGACGCTGCTCGTCAGGGAGTACACGCTGGAGAGAAACGTCACGGCGGCGATGCTCACGCCGTACTTGGCCTGCAGGGCGGGGGTGAGCGGGGTGAGCATGGCGCTGTACGCGTCATTGATGAAATGTCCGGCGGTGACGGCCACGGCGATGGCAGCGGCGTGCCGGGCGGCGGTGGAGGTGACGCTGGCCTGCATGTCCTGCACCCTACTGCGGCGGGGGAAGACCTCTGGTGTGGGGCGTCCCGCCGGGCGAGCCGCGCCTGTCAGAACGCTGTGAGATGACCGCCGGTATAGTCAATCATGATTGAGGGATTCCGGACCGCCATAGCGCACGCGCTCCCCAGTGCGCAGAGCGTGCGGGCGCGGCTGAATCACCTCACCCGGCAGGAACTCCTGGAAGTCGCCGAGTACTTCACCGTGAAGCTCCCCGACGTGGACGTCCTGATCGCGCTGCCCGGCGCGGAGGACCTCACGCGGGTCCTGAAGGCCCTGCGCGGCCTGCCGTTCGTGCGGGCCACCCCAGACGCCGACGGGCGTGACCGACTTCAGGGGTCGGCGCTCCAGACGCCGGGGGAGATTCAGGCGGGCCGTCACGGCGTGCAGGCCGCGCTCGTGAGCCTGGACGTCACGGACGGCCTGCCGGAACTGCGCGCCATGCATCTCGCCGCCCACCAGGGGTGGCGCGTGGGCGCGGTCGCGGCCGCGGTGATCCGCACCGACGCGCCCGGACACGTGCGCCTGTCTCTGCAGGGCGTGCCCCTCCTCAGCCCGGTGGTGCTGGCCGACACCCCCTCCGGGCTGGTGTTCGAACGGCGCTTCCTGCCGTCCGCCTGACGCCGCTCAGCGTGCCGTGCGGCCGTACTCCGCCAGCGCCCGCTCCTCGGCAGGAATGCGCAGGCCCAGCAGCAGCGCGGCATTCAGCAGGGTGAACAGCGCGGCCGTACGCCACGCCCCCACCGCCAGGGGCGCGGCCGCAATCTCCAGCGCCACCACCGCGTAGTTCGGGTGTTTCATGAGCCGGAAGGGCCCGCCCGTCACCCGCTCTGCGCCGGGCACGATCAGGATGCGGGTGTTCCAGTAGCGGCCCAGCGTGCGGATCACCCAGTACCGCAGCGGCTGCGCCAGCACGAACAGCAGCAGCGCCGGCACGTTCACACGCCCGGCATTCGCGCGGCCTTCCGCGAGCGTCAGGAGCATCCACGCGGGGTGCAGCACGAAAAACAGCGCGTAGTGTTCCTGCCCGGACTCGACGGCGCCCCGCGCGCGCGCCCACCGTTCATTCGCCCGGGCCAAGCGCAACTCCAGCAGGCGCTGCACCACCAGGAACGCAAAGAGCCCACCGGCCGCGGTGCGGGCCTTCACGCCTCACCCAGCAGCAGCCGGTCGGCGGCCTCGTCCGCGTCCATTTCCCCGCGGGCCACGCGGGCATACAGGTCGCCGCTGACCTCCCGCGCGCGGCGCAGCAGGCGCTCCTGCACCAGCGTCCGCACCTCAAACGCGGCGCGCGCTTCCCGGCGGCGCTGCAACCCCGCTTCACCCAGGTGCGTGCGGTGGGCCTCAACGGCCTCAATAACGCGCTCCACGCCCTCGCCTTTTGACGCGATGGTCTTGCGGATGGGCGCCATCCAGGTGTGCTCGTCGTGCGCGCCGAGGCCCTGAGCGGCCATCAGTTCACGCACGGTGCGGTCCGCCCCCGGCAGGTCGGCCTTGTTCACCGCGATGACGTCCGCGATCTCCATGATGCCCGCCTTGAAGGCCTGCACGCCGTCCCCGCCGGCGGGCGTCAGGACCAGCAGCGTGTGATCGCACGCGGCCGCGACGTCCACCTCAGACTGACCGACACCCACGGTCTCCAGAATCACCCAGTCGAACCCGGCACCTTCCATCAGCGCCAGCACGCCCATGGTCCGCTCGGACAGGCCGCCCAGCGCGCCACGGCTCGCGAGGGAACGCACGAACACCCCTTCGTCCGCGTGGTGGCGCAGCATGCGGATCCGGTCGCCCAGGATCGCGCCGCCACTGTACGGACTGCTGGGATCCACGGCAAGCACCGCGACCCGCTGCCCGCGGGCACGCAACTGCGCGATCAGGGCGTCCGAGAGGGTACTTTTGCCGCTGCCGGGACTGCCAGTCACGCCCAGCACCACGGCGCGCGCACCCTGCTCCCGGGCGGCGCGCAGCAGGGGCCGGGCGGCCGGCAGGCCCGCCTCAGCCAGGGTGACGGCGCGGGCCAGGGCGCGCAGATCCCCGGCGCGGTAACGGTCCAGGAGCGGACCGGCGGGCGGCACAGGGCGGGCGGTCATGCCGCTCCCCGCGTGAAACGTGGTGAACGAGGCTGCATGGTGCCCCACCCTACCGCACGCACCGTGAGGGGAGTTCAGCCGCGCAGGACGCGGAGCACGTCCGCGGCGCGGTACCCGCCCTCAGGCCAGTGACTCAGGTCGTTCAGGCCGTCCCCGCTGGTCAGCAGGCCCGGCTCGACCTGCGCGCCCCGCTGCGTCTGTGCATACCCGGCGTCGGCCATCAGGGCGTTGCACAGGCACTTGCGGCCAAGCGTGTCAGCCTGCGCGCCTCCCTTGGCGCAGTACGCGTCGACCGGCTCGGCCGGACAGCGCCAGCCCACCCTGCCGTCCGGCGTGCGGTACGCCTCGCGCAGGTACCCGATATCGCACACCCGCTCCCGCCCGGCGTACACCTCCG from Deinococcus taeanensis carries:
- a CDS encoding MFS transporter, with translation MQASVTSTAARHAAAIAVAVTAGHFINDAYSAMLTPLTPALQAKYGVSIAAVTFLSSVYSLTSSVLQPLLGILGERIDRRYAAALGPLMTGVGLTLMGFVPWFGGLVLLVAVAGFGSGFFHPAGAAYVAQHSPPDKRGLWASLFSAGGTAGMALGPVFAGVGLPHLPWFALIGLVIAAVTFAVTPGGVQKARRVSLAEYAGIFRGPLVWLWAMAVLRSLASMGYNAMLPFMMLARGFGAREVAITLAVYSVASAIGGIIGGRLSDRYGRTAVLRGAILSTIPFFAALILSSPAHWWFYPLTFIVGAAVNASIPVGVVAAQEYAPGHVAVASSIMMGFSWGFAGLLVFLVGALADATTPTTAALTSLALLIPSALIAARLPEPQKTRFD
- a CDS encoding MarR family winged helix-turn-helix transcriptional regulator; translation: MPLEPGNSPGFLLWHATLRWQRELAAALDPLGLTHVQFVLLACAWWLNTKGVQPNQLTLSQQAGIDVKMTSQVLRALEDKGLIERHTDPLDTRAKRLHVTDRGAALAPRAIEVVEQVDHAFFHPALSAGNLQFLRELARHGER
- a CDS encoding isoprenylcysteine carboxyl methyltransferase family protein, translating into MKARTAAGGLFAFLVVQRLLELRLARANERWARARGAVESGQEHYALFFVLHPAWMLLTLAEGRANAGRVNVPALLLFVLAQPLRYWVIRTLGRYWNTRILIVPGAERVTGGPFRLMKHPNYAVVALEIAAAPLAVGAWRTAALFTLLNAALLLGLRIPAEERALAEYGRTAR
- a CDS encoding LLM class flavin-dependent oxidoreductase, which gives rise to MTGSRALPLSVLDLVPVPLGTGAPQAVEDALTYAAEAERLGYHRYWVAEHHNMGALASSVPLAVLAAASQRTTRIRLGSGGVMLPNHAPLSVAEGYRLLSALAPGRVDLGLGRAPGTDGRTARALRGAPGLLEEPFERQLADLMAFGTGEYPAGHPFAGTVAAPAGEGLFPPLWILSSSGYGAHVAAHVGAGLAFAWHINPDTAQARAAADAYRAAFQPSAAFPQPRVLVAASVVTAPTAEEAEDLSLPLGLMFLRLTRGESAPYPSVAEARAYPYSTQERALADSLRRRAVIGDPASVAARLCALARDTGADELIISVNIPDPALRQRALVLVMNAVRAHEAREVTPV
- the glcF gene encoding glycolate oxidase subunit GlcF translates to MNNDIPVQALGGQGEIMAHAVDACVHCGFCLPACPTYALLGDEMDSPRGRIVLMKEVLEGQLPLMDAAPHLDRCLGCQACVTACPSGVPYGELITAFRGWSEPQRDRSVFDRAKRWAILKALPAPKVFSVAARAGQFAKPLAPALPAALRGPLDLLPERVPALQPSPAFTPSQGPRRGRVAFLVGCAQQALAPNFNAATLRVLSRNGIEVVIPEGQGCCGAAALHTGAREEALKLVRANLNAFQPEEFDAILSNAAGCGAGLKEYPAVLHGESDEARARAFAAKVMDISEYLNALLQSGDLAPPMPARRPLNVAYHDACHLAHAQGVRAAPRALLRAIPGVSVLEVPEGDLCCGSAGTYNLEQPELAGQLGQRKAQNILSTTPDLIASGNIGCHTQIQSHVRRQGSPVPVMHTIEVLDLAYRGEL
- a CDS encoding SRPBCC family protein; amino-acid sequence: MWNEQFTATSTAAPERLYALWADVTTWPAWNADVTRAELHGPFATNSVIHMTTGDGTLELRLADVRANEQFTDEVLMDGLTIRTTHQLQRLPGGHTQVTYALQITGENAAQVGPELGPAITHDFPQTIAALIRHAEQ
- the meaB gene encoding methylmalonyl Co-A mutase-associated GTPase MeaB, whose protein sequence is MTARPVPPAGPLLDRYRAGDLRALARAVTLAEAGLPAARPLLRAAREQGARAVVLGVTGSPGSGKSTLSDALIAQLRARGQRVAVLAVDPSSPYSGGAILGDRIRMLRHHADEGVFVRSLASRGALGGLSERTMGVLALMEGAGFDWVILETVGVGQSEVDVAAACDHTLLVLTPAGGDGVQAFKAGIMEIADVIAVNKADLPGADRTVRELMAAQGLGAHDEHTWMAPIRKTIASKGEGVERVIEAVEAHRTHLGEAGLQRRREARAAFEVRTLVQERLLRRAREVSGDLYARVARGEMDADEAADRLLLGEA